From Tripterygium wilfordii isolate XIE 37 chromosome 13, ASM1340144v1, whole genome shotgun sequence, the proteins below share one genomic window:
- the LOC120011739 gene encoding uncharacterized protein LOC120011739, producing MSPPNTDEENDLEAQYRHTGVHVNLEPDYEEDPFDAGLLDPKTRSGKRLAPLPNKGSRKELKMSSVNDALHAFITMQNAKAKRLKTSSFEATSVLADDSLSSCMSILNVMTLLVEVRVKALSMFKDPDWRKMFLEMSDELRDGWLMSL from the coding sequence ATGAGTCCACCAAACACTGATGAGGAGAACGATTTGGAGGCTCAATATAGGCATACAGGTGTACACGTGAACCTAGAACCTGACTATGAGGAGGACCCATTTGATGCTGGTTTATTAGACCCCAAGACACGTAGTGGCAAAAGACTAGCACCGCTGCCAAATAAAGGTTCGAGGAAGGAATTAAAGATGAGCAGTGTCAACGATGCACTCCATGCATTTATCACTATGCAAAATGCAAAGGCTAAGAGATTGAAGACATCGAGTTTTGAAGCTACAAGTGTTCTTGCTGATGATAGTTTGTCTTCCTGTATGAGTATTCTGAATGTGATGACTTTGCTTGTGGAGGTTCGTGTGAAGGCATTGTCCATGTTCAAGGATCCTGATTGGAGAAAGATGTTCCTTGAGATGTCTGATGAGTTGAGGGATGGTTGGCTGATGAGTCTTTAG